GAGGGGGGCGTtgcttctgctgctgctactaatgCAGACGGATAAATGGGGAGAAACgtgggagacgagagagggatggaagggtcGGAATGAAGAGGAAGGGTCAGAATGAAGATTGAAGACATGAGGATGGAATGAAGCAGAAGAAAATAAACTKATGGAGAAATGGGGACATGGTTGTGGGGTTTGGTTTTGAAGGCCTCTTTCTTAGTCTTTCCAGTCTTTCTTGatgttgaggttccactcccagGAAAGGTGGTCYTGCTTATCGTCGTCGGTGAACTTGGACTTGATGTTGTAGGTGCCGCGGGCCAGCATGCCTTTAGGAGCCTCCTCCAGCGGGGTCAGGAAGTCGTACTCGTTCGGCCTRGGCCCATAGCTCCCCACCATGTAGTCTGACTTGTcaactacagagacagagagaaaagaagggcTGTTTGACTCACCAGGGAGGACAAAAAATACAGGgtggtgttcattaggcactaaacaGAAAAGTGAATGAAACAAGGAGTAACTAGTAACTACTATACTAGCTCTAATGAAAAACATGACTAATGACTGTTTTGCTCCAgtttattgcatttttttgtacttttacccccttttctcccc
The nucleotide sequence above comes from Salvelinus sp. IW2-2015 unplaced genomic scaffold, ASM291031v2 Un_scaffold11120, whole genome shotgun sequence. Encoded proteins:
- the LOC112080035 gene encoding rho GDP-dissociation inhibitor 1, whose translation is NLTVFFPLVVFLTGDLESFKKQSFILKEGVEYRIKISFKVNKEIVSGLKYVQQTHRKGVRIDKSDYMVGSYGPRPNEYDFLTPLEEAPKGMLARGTYNIKSKFTDDDKQDHLSWEWNLNIKKDWKD